The nucleotide window tctaactttggaaggttgaaaatttagtaaaactaaatgtaagaaggAGTAatagtgtacctgaataaataaagaagtttttattgcattaaccagaatataatttatttaattatgattgtgaatgtttgtgtcttgagggatacatcaaaagattaagtaattaaactgcattgttttgatttaacctattgtcttgtgagcatgacagaataggtgcttgatatgaatgccctggtgattgtctaatttaaaaaaaaaaaaagaacaagaaaaagaaaagaaaaaaaaaaagagagctcgctaagtggaaaactcaaaagggccgcttaggcaaaagttaaagCAAGCCCACTGAAatgaaaactcgaaagagcatttcaggtaaaagttatggtacaaagaatggagttcatggaagagaaatgagtcaagacaGAAACCatagggggagagaagaaaaagaaaaatcagagggaaatagtattgtgaccttaaggaagtcttttttggtgaataaTTCTTCTgaaaaattttgaggttataagaaagtttttgcaaaaagaggtctcccagaggactaagtttttttagaatatCTGGTAAAATTAGCATGCCCATGATAAGAAGTAACATACAGAAAgtataaaaatcagagagaattttgagacccagtcatcccaattttttcaaatcatgaattagatattttttagtaagtccttagacattatTTAGGGCgtacgacatagttgtgtaaggcataaaaATCATGCATCAATATGTCACCTGTATGTGTGTAAgacgtagaataacatgcatcaccactgtTTCAAGTgttgaactacgagggggtctgatttttcttcaggatagcgagggggatacgtagataGTTTAGGaacgcggtcctaaatacgaacccacaatatTTCATGACAAATATTTTTTGGCAAGTCCTTAGATgctgtttagggcacatggcatagttgtacaaggcatagaagaacacgcatcaacatgtcacctgtaggtgtgtaaggcataaaagaacatgcatcaccacagtttcaagtgtcgaactatgagtgggtctgattctttcttaggatagcgagggggatacgtaggtagtttaggactgcggtcctaaatacaaatccacaacatttcaaatcacacagttgctaTTGTCATGAGACCATAGCCAGTCTCATGACATAGAgtatatcgacagagcaagatgcactcaattttcacatgacacagttatcactgttatgagacccgtagctagtctcatgacgcagagtgtatcgacaaagcaagatacactcatttttcacataacacagttattactgttatgagaccgtagctagtctcataacatagagtatgtcgaccaagCAAGATAtatttgatcctcatagccaatgtttcatagttattagaaatttcaatttcactttgacgaaacttgagcaatgcttttgcattgatttcaactttcgccaaagtggagggcaaactgtagacccttattttgtgatgagtatgcgCATTGAGACTGtaagaaacccgatgatgaaaaattatatgactgtaatatgtaattggaggcatggagctaaattattaattccgtggcatgattttgaaaaaaaaataatatatttttttggtaagcgaatttaattaaatttaaataaaattttgttttgtttaaatttaatatggataatttttaaatatacctaattaagtttaattgggccccatgggcctaagaaagcctagttagaaattttaaataagacctatttaatttattttttgaaaattaaaataagaaaatatctttttctctatccctcttttcctattggttggaacactatcttcttctttatttcttttagtttctttatttcttattacaaacaaaattggtaagtagccctaaggtaagtatcaaagagggcatttgcgtggagcttatgtggagctaaatgggagtaagccagggacatcattgccatactagaagagaatacctTTTTTTAAGGGTAACTTGCCCCAATtataactgcatttaccaacaggtaagtaactctaaactCCTTGAATAATCATTggtatgaaattgtagtaataatagaatttttatttggtaaattaaaattaactttatttttaatttaaccgatttttgcatgtaattaatttaaataaatactttgtaaattaaaattaatcctgtttataaattaaactaacattggcatgtaaaataaatttaatttaatacttagtaattttaaaataaatttacatattaaaaatttttattaggttgtgattgtttgggccttatgtgatattataataaattacacatgtacataattaacttagttcaattatccttagggtaacttggtgaaaattaattaattatattaaatagaaatgtagggttatttgaaattgaatttatttgtaaattaaattctcaataataaattaattttagtcatctggtaaatattatttaaataattagcaaccccatagataagaattacttgtgcataaaaattatgtgtaaacaacaacccttttgtgaattacttgtgtgtgtaaaattagaattgtattttttaggataaagtttaataaatgaataataaacaagacttctagaaatattagtagaggactggtactcgaatcaacgaggttagaccaggcgtaaggggtgcctaacaccttccccttacgtacccactatcccgaacctagacattgggctatggtaatgacgattgtgaaaactctgcaaggagtaagttaccATCCATGACCCtaggaagaaacactgaatatgtcccggttattacctgggtggcgattcctgtctatctatgccttcgtggcataaatccttagtaccgtagtagtgttatgggaagacggtacttaccagtggtttgattctattatgattgtatgaagtgcatatctaggaaatgctatctaaggaggtggtacttaagtgagaccattgtgactccaccatctttcctgggcattacctggtgcattttatataattctaattgaTGATATTTCACGCTCATGCCCCCCCTCCTATAGGCGTCTTGTGCTTGGCCTGCTAGTATGACTAACGTCCTCATGGCACCACTTTCCACCTCAGCCAAATTCACACTATTTTCGTAATTTTTGTAACTCAAACTCCTTTTTGGTAATTTGCCTTCTACAGCACCCTTGTACAGTAAAAGGCTCCAAAACATGCTTGAAATTCTGTAGCTTTCATGTTGTATCATCATTTTGAATCAGTCCATTTGTTCAATAACAACAATTAAATATTTTCAatcttcacaaaaaaaaaaaaaaaaaaaaaccgttCTTTGAGTTTTGGCAATTGAAGTTGCTTTTAATTACGGGTTTCGATAAACTTACTTAACTATTTTAATTTATCGTTCTGGCACACGAAAGtttattatttgaatatttcCATACTCATTAGACACAGTAGCTTAGATAATTAGTTGTTTAGAAGTATGTTCACTCTGCAAATTAAAAGTTTATTATTCTAATCTTTCCATACTCATTAGACACAATAGTAAAATATTAAGAAAGTACTAATGAACCCATGATACTTTCTGGATTTTTAGGATATTTTGTATCACTACCATGGTCTAGCAGAAAGAAATTTCTTGGAGCTGCAAAGGGCCTTGCCTTCCTCTATGAATCACAAAAACCTATCATATATTCATTCTCTCATAGGACTCAGTAAGTATCTTTCATAATCAATATTCATTCTCTTCCTATTACATATACAACGCAATCTTCTTAATTATCAtttgattaattatataatatggtTTCACTAATGTCTATTGGATTATACACCTAAACTTTCATTTTTTGGGCTAGCAAAGGATGGTCTCGAAGCATCTGATACGCATGTTTTCACTCGAGTTATGTGAACACAAGGCTATTTGCTGTTCCTAAATATATCATGATAGGTGATTATAATTTATCGAAGTATTAAACCAACCCATAATTTTCCCTGCATTTATAACTATATTGAGGATTTTGAAAATTTAACATGACATTGATTATTTCCAAGTCCCTTAACGATAATGCGAATGATGTGTATGGTTTTCGAGTAGTACTCTTGGAGCTTGTTACAAGGAAAAGGTCAATGGACAAGAGCCGCCTTTGAAGAGAAGAGAACTTGGCAGAGTGGGCAAGACCTATGTTGAATGAACCCCATAAACTTGGGAGGATAATGGATATAAAACTCACAGGCCAATACTCGGAAACAGGGGCTTGAAAGTGTAGGATATTTAAATTATTAGACGAAAGTTTTGTTAATTAGTTAGAGAGGTTGTTGTAGTTTGTTATAAATGCTACTGAGCTAGAAACAAGTGGTTAAGAGTTTGTTACAGATCTTATCCTTATGCAGCTTTGCATATAAATAGCCAATAAATGATCAATGAATCAAAGATTTCTTCTCATTTTTCACTCTCTGTTTTTTGTGTAAACTACATCAGAAAGGCAACTATGTTGGCTTAAAAGCAACTTTGTTGACTTATCAATGCCTACATTACAGATCAAAGTAGAGCATGAAAACCCAGTCTGTACATATTTGTATATTTCATCACTGATCTTCACGCTCTCAGTGATGAAAATAGTTTAGGTTTCTCTTTCTTTGAACAAAGAAGGGAGAAAATGGGAGATTTGAAGAGGAAGGGACTGTTTGGCATTATTGTTGAAACTGCTattgagaaaatcacttttttaaatatactagtcagaaagtgttaaaaaataattaaaaattaaatttgatcagtattagtcataagaatactaaaataaaaaaataatttttttcaaattatttttttaaaaaatatttaaaataatacttttattcaaaaaaatagtTTCAAAATCTGAAATTCAATGCCAAATAGGGCAGAGGATGAAAAACTAAATTATGTGATTTTTAGATTAGATATCACGTGACATAGAGAACTCACTTTTTTAATAGTTTTAATTTCATTTCGGCCTCTGCACGTCGGCCTCTGCACGTCAGCCTCTCATAGGAAAAATCACCGAGAACCGGTTTGAAGTACTTTAAGTTAcattataaattaaagttaaaatatttttatcataTAAATTAATGTTGAAAgtctttaataaaataataattaaaaaaaattgtaaaatggTAAGTGAAATTTAGAAGTTGGCCGCCCAATCATCCACATTTTTGGAAAGATGGCATAAGAATTGGCAAATTCCCTCCAAAACCCCTCTGAGAAGAAACCATGGCTTCTAGCAAGACGCTAAGAGATTTCTTACAACCCGCCAAGCGCATAAAGCTATCCTCTCCTTCCGATCATTCAAAACCCCTAAATCTTCACTTTTCCACAACTGCCTCCAAGTCGATTTCCGATTCTTCTTCCTCCGACCTCACTACCCACCAGAGATCTCGCATTGAGTTCAACAAACTCCGTGCTAAGTCTAAGCGAAATCTCAATCTCTGTTCCCAATTAGTTTCCAAGTCCAAAAGTCATTGCTTCTAAGCTTCAATCTGttttggttttattttatttgattttcttGGATTTTTTTTTGTTGTTGCTTGTTTCCTGATTTCATTTGTTTCTATTACCAGCTGAAGGTGTGGGCTTTGTGAAATTGGAGGAGCTGTTGGTGGAGGAGACCTGGTTGGAAGCTCTTCCTGGGGAATTGCAGAAGCCTTATGCTAGAACTCTCTGCAAATTTCTAGAGAATGAGATTTGTAATGGCAGTGTACCCATATATCCGCCTCAACACATGATTTTCAATGCTTTTAATTCCACCCCATTTGATAAAGTCAAGGCTGTTATCATTGGGCAGGATCCTTATCATGGCCCCGGTCAAGCAATGGGCCTTTCCTTCTCTGTTCCTGAGGGAGTCAAGGCTCCTTCAAGTCTTGTTAACATATTTAAGGAACTTGAGAAAGATCTTGGCTGTTCAATTCCATCTCATGGAAATCTAGAACCTTGGGCCGTTCAggtatattttaatttgattgtGTAATCTTATTATTTGTTTAGCTGTTTACTTCTAGctttctctctcatttattgatgCATCTTGGGCTCCATTTGTTTCTTGGAAAGTATTTTTTAAGAAAAGCATTTTCTGAAAAGTAGCAATGCTGGAAAATATAGTTTGGAGTGTACTGaaaaatgttaattttattttaatttataatattataaaaatgtttatactatgaaaattttattttttattattttattgttgaatatgagaaaaaaaattgtaaattgtgGTGGCCACCATCAATTGCCAGCTGTGATGGTCAAGGGTGACCAGTGGTGACCAGTAAACTAACGGTTATGCATTTATGTCATTTATTTATACGtttctttatattttaatgaGTTTGTAAAAGTCGGGAAAATGACTTGAAGCTGTTGATCAATTTTCTTAGTGCGCCAATGCAGAAAATATTTCctaggaaaatattttttgtgaaTCGAACAGGACTTAGTTGTTTTACATGCGGTGGACTGCTCTCTATCTGATTAGATTTCCATCCACAATAATGTGGCACTTAATACTTGTGTGTCCTTTCTTGGGTTAGTACTCCTATTATGTTAGTTAAGTATTATCATTTAGTGTTGTTGAAATTGAATTTCTTAAAGTTGCTAAGTTATACTGTTGTCTTTCTACACATAAATAAGGATTGAACTTCAATTTTTGTTGTTTCATTTCACATAAGAGGGATGAATCTCAAGGTTGATTGGATAAAACAAGAAAACCAGAAACAGAAAAGAGAACAGGAATTGAGAGAAAAGGAAATCTTATTCCATTTATGGCTTCCTCACAACAGCTCTTTCTTCAATGGCTATGGGACGTGTCCGTGCTTCTTATGTACTCCACAGTGTGTCACTAAGATGACTCGCACCCTACTGCCTTTTATTCTTTCTTCCTTCTTTTATTTCTGTTACCCACGACATTGTATCAAATCAGTGGTGCTTTTCCTTTTATGTGGAGTCTCAAAGATCAGGATTAGAAAGTGAAACATTTTAAGTATCATATGAATATTTGGACATCTTCAATCCTCATGAAGCATGAGATGCTTTTGATTCAAAGATTTGAGGCATTTCTTCCTTAATTTTTACTGCATTTGGCCATGCATATCAGCAGGTTGTAATTTAGTGGTTGGCATGGTACAGAGTTGGCATTTGGTTTCTTAAAAAAAAGTTCCGTGGTTCAAGAGTTCCTCCAGATGGAGATAATAGAGAATTTTTCTGGAATTTTTATTATTGCCttgatttatgaattatgaaaATGGCCATTCTCATGCCAATCATAAATATTCTTATGAAACCTATTTAAAAGATGAAACGCCTTTGTTCACGTTCATGGATAAGGCCCTAGACTGCCAGACCTGCTCATTGAGGAATGTTTACTAAATTGTTCATATGTATTGTTGACTTTTATAATGAACTCCTCTTCCTTCTTCTCCTCCATGTTtagcaattttagtttacaaaagTTATTTAATTTTCGGAATGAGATTCCTtgtcaaaaaagaaaagaagacaaAAAGAGGGAACCACATTTACTCTGTTGCTGTTTCTTTTCTAGGAAAATATTCTGACAAGTGAcatgttcttttttttttccttggaaATTTCAGGGCGTTCTGTTGCTCAATACTGTTCTTACAGGTAAGATTCTTCATTATGCCAGTGAGTTTATTGTCTGTTTATATTTGGAGTCCTTTCCAATTGTTGCATGGCTGAGAAGAATTGGGCTTCTGATTTGGAAGAACCCGCAAAACTACTAATGCTagctatatttatatttatataagttGCAAACAAAATTTTGCACAATTCTTCTGTGAAACCAATTTATCCCAATTTCACGaaattctaattttttaaaaatttttatatgatTCCAATTTGAAGCCcattgttataattattttttttaactgacTTAAATTTTCACTACCAATTTTCAAATGGCCTAAAGAATTATATGAAATGAAATATACAGTGTAGAAAAAACAGATATAGACAAAATCAAGCTCAATACTCTTCTTATTATCATTCTGCAATTAACGATACGGCAATGCAGTTGGTTAATTTCTATCTATGTTGTTTTTGCTGAGCATTATCAAAATTTACCCATTTCTGAGGTTAAATGTGGCTTCTTGCTGCTGTTATATAATTCAATCATGCATCTGTTTGGGCATGCACCAATCGAATagggaaataaaaagaaaaagaattcaaATATGCAATAGTTGACCTACCTCGTGATACCTCTTGTAAGAGATGACACCGTCTGCTTTTTCATGTTTCTTTGTCATTTCAACAGGAAACACGGTCCATCCTGTTATATTTCTTGTTACTTTGCATCTTCCCTTTGTGATGATGATTGATGTATtatatttctctaatttttcattatatataaTACACACACTCATATTTCATTTTAGTGAGCAACTTGTGCTAGGCACTTGCATTGTTGGTCTTTTGATTCAATTCAGCCTTAAGAATTGCATTCCAAGCACCTTTTTCCTCTGAATTCAATTTGGTGTGGAAAACATGTCATCCATGTAACTTCTCATCTTTGTTATATTCAGTTAGGAGTCGTCAAGCAAACTCCCATGCTAAAAAAGGATGGGAACAATTTACGGATTCTGTTATCAAAACAATTTCACAGAAGAAGGAAGGGGTTGTTTTTCTCCTGTGGGGAAACTTTGCCCAAGAGAAATCCAGGTACTTCTGTTTTGTATATTTATTGTTAGTGTTATCAGGCTTTATTAAGATTttcattttttatgaaataataaaCTATAACATAATGCTGATTTACTATCTCCCCTTGAGATGTGATGAAATATTACTTCTTGCCTCCTTTTTTAAAGTGAACTAAAAGGTCCTTAGTATTGTATTCTGTCAGACTGATTGTTCCTTTCATTAGGTTTTTGTACAATGAATGCCCTCAATTATAACTACAAAAATTTGACACTCCTAGAACATAAAAGCAAACACTATCTTCATTATTTTGAAAAGAGTTGCAATATCTTAATAGCCATCCATAGTTTAGATTCAAAAACCAATTTGAGCCAAAGGCATCATTTCAAGTTTCTAAAGAATATTCTCAATTTTAAAGAACTACAACTTTAAATTGCCACAAGCAATAATTGATAGCTTCAAACTCAAATTATTTAAATAGAATATCCTTTCAATAATGCCATCCTTGTAGAGCAAGAAATTAAGAAATGGGTATTGCTATTAACAAAATTGCAAGGTAAGattaaataaaaaggaaaagaaaaagaaaggaaaagagagGTATTTCTTGGAAACATGGAAGTAGCAAATCGaagccaaaaactgaaaattgagaGGAAATGAAAATTATAGGAAAGTGAGAACTTCATAGGACTTGGGCTGTCAAACCTTGACTCCaattttggggtagaaacttgaggTCACTTGGGACTTGAGCTTCTGTTGTTGCTGCTGCTACTTTTTGGCATTGGCACATGAAATTGATTTGGTATATATGGGAGTTTTGGGAGAAAAGGGGAGAGTGATTAAAAAGAGGATTGGAGTGATAAGAAGACCAAAGAGAACGACGAGCAAGGGAGAGAAGTGAGGAGGTCACAAGTGCTTGGTTTGAGAATTAattcaagaaattgcaagaaatttgAATGATTTTATTTTGATAGCCAAATGAATCAAAAAAATTCAAACATTTGCACATTATtgcaattatatttaaatattttaattttgttaattttattCAAAACTCAGTTTCAATTGTGTCCAAGCGttctaaattgaaattaaaattgatatttcttTGCAAactgaaacaaaaaaaaataattgtcatttatttttctttccccTTGGACAaacacaaggaaaaaaaaaaagatattttatTGCTGATTGACATAAAAAACTGTTAATTTTTATACCAATTTTGATTAGGTGGATAAAATTGGAACTAAGTTTCGAAATCATgacaaaattgataaaattaaagttttggataTAATTGGAAATGGAAAAAAAGGGCAAATGTTTGgcgctttttttttttggtaattagGCTTATTTTGATTCTAACTAGGTTGAATAGTCCATTCTCTTAGTTAGGTCCATAGGTtcaagatgataattgacaaaataaaaaaatgattattTTGCCTTTGAAGTCTGAACAAATGGTAAATTGTACAAAAATTTATCAAAATGACTAattagttaatgcaataaaatattaaagacattttaattcatttttaaaaaaatgcaaGAATAATGTTGTATATTTTTTAAACCTTAAAGGAGAAATAATAATTCACACACAATAGCATGATTTATTATTTAAAGTTAATAgataatataaaatatgtttaAAAGGGCTATTGAGTGCTTgaacttctctctttctctctgtttttttttttttttttcttttcttttctttgcg belongs to Hevea brasiliensis isolate MT/VB/25A 57/8 chromosome 4, ASM3005281v1, whole genome shotgun sequence and includes:
- the LOC110655965 gene encoding uracil-DNA glycosylase, mitochondrial isoform X1, whose amino-acid sequence is MASSKTLRDFLQPAKRIKLSSPSDHSKPLNLHFSTTASKSISDSSSSDLTTHQRSRIEFNKLRAKSKRNLNLCSQLVSKSKTEGVGFVKLEELLVEETWLEALPGELQKPYARTLCKFLENEICNGSVPIYPPQHMIFNAFNSTPFDKVKAVIIGQDPYHGPGQAMGLSFSVPEGVKAPSSLVNIFKELEKDLGCSIPSHGNLEPWAVQGVLLLNTVLTVRSRQANSHAKKGWEQFTDSVIKTISQKKEGVVFLLWGNFAQEKSRLIDGTKHYILKAAHPSGLSANKGFFGCRHFSQTNKLLEKMGIPPIDWQL
- the LOC110655965 gene encoding uracil-DNA glycosylase, mitochondrial isoform X2; amino-acid sequence: MASSKTLRDFLQPAKRIKLSSPSDHSKPLNLHFSTTASKSISDSSSSDLTTHQRSRIEFNKLRAKSKRNLNLCSQLVSKSKTEGVGFVKLEELLVEETWLEALPGELQKPYARTLCKFLENEICNGSVPIYPPQHMIFNAFNSTPFDKVKAVIIGQDPYHGPGQAMGLSFSVPEGVKAPSSLVNIFKELEKDLGCSIPSHGNLEPWAVQGVLLLNTVLTVRSRQANSHAKKGWEQFTDSVIKTISQKKEGVVFLLWGNFAQEKSRLIDGTKHYILKAAHPSGLSANKGFFGCRHTFSGLR
- the LOC110655965 gene encoding uracil-DNA glycosylase, mitochondrial isoform X3; protein product: MASSKTLRDFLQPAKRIKLSSPSDHSKPLNLHFSTTASKSISDSSSSDLTTHQRSRIEFNKLRAKSKRNLNLCSQLVSKSKTEGVGFVKLEELLVEETWLEALPGELQKPYARTLCKFLENEICNGSVPIYPPQHMIFNAFNSTPFDKVKAVIIGQDPYHGPGQAMGLSFSVPEGVKAPSSLVNIFKELEKDLGCSIPSHGNLEPWAVQGVLLLNTVLTVRSRQANSHAKKGWEQFTDSVIKTISQKKEGVVFLLWGNFAQEKSRHFSQTNKLLEKMGIPPIDWQL